Proteins encoded together in one Pseudomonas sp. Seg1 window:
- a CDS encoding YebC/PmpR family DNA-binding transcriptional regulator has product MAGHSKWANIKHRKERQDAKRGKIFTKWIRELTVAARQGGGDPGSNPRLRLALDKALSANMSRDIIDRAVARGAGATEADNVEELTYEGYGPGGVAVMVECMTDNRNRTAAAVRHAFSKCGGNLGTDGSVAYLFERKGQISFAPGVDEDALTEAALEADADDVVSHEDGSIDVFTSFTSFYAVRNALEAAGFKGDDAEIVMQPTTSAELDLEGAEKVLKLIDMLEDLDDVQNVYSNADIPEDVAAQLG; this is encoded by the coding sequence ATGGCAGGTCATTCCAAGTGGGCGAACATTAAGCACCGCAAAGAACGTCAGGATGCCAAGAGAGGCAAGATCTTCACCAAGTGGATCCGTGAGCTGACTGTTGCGGCCCGTCAGGGTGGCGGCGATCCGGGTTCCAACCCGCGTTTGCGTCTGGCCCTGGACAAAGCGTTGAGCGCGAACATGAGTCGCGACATCATCGATCGCGCGGTTGCGCGCGGCGCCGGTGCAACCGAAGCGGACAACGTTGAAGAGCTGACCTACGAAGGTTACGGCCCGGGCGGCGTGGCGGTGATGGTCGAGTGTATGACCGACAACCGCAACCGTACCGCCGCCGCCGTGCGCCATGCGTTCAGCAAGTGTGGCGGCAACCTCGGCACTGACGGTTCGGTAGCGTATCTGTTCGAGCGCAAGGGCCAGATCAGCTTCGCGCCGGGTGTCGACGAAGACGCACTGACCGAAGCGGCGCTGGAAGCCGATGCCGATGACGTGGTCAGCCATGAAGACGGCTCGATCGATGTGTTTACCTCGTTCACCAGCTTCTACGCGGTGCGTAATGCGCTGGAGGCCGCTGGTTTCAAAGGTGATGACGCCGAAATCGTCATGCAACCGACCACCAGCGCCGAACTGGACCTGGAGGGCGCCGAGAAGGTGCTCAAGCTGATCGATATGCTTGAGGATCTGGACGACGTGCAGAACGTTTATTCGAACGCGGATATTCCGGAAGACGTAGCCGCTCAGCTCGGTTAA
- the aspS gene encoding aspartate--tRNA ligase: MMRSHYCGQLNESLEGQEITLCGWVHRRRDHGGVIFLDIRDRDGLAQVVFDPDRAESFAAADRVRSEYVVKITGKVRPRPAGATNANMASGMIEVLGYELEVMNEAETPPFPLNEFSDVGEETRLRYRFLDLRRPEMAEKLRLRSRMTTSIRRFLDENGFLDVETPILTRATPEGARDYLVPSRTHPGSFFALPQSPQLFKQLLMVAGFDRYYQIAKCFRDEDLRADRQPEFTQIDIETSFLDEKDIMGLTEQMIRNLFKEVLDLEFGEFPHMTFEEAMRRYGSDKPDLRIPLELVDVADQLKEVEFKVFSGPANDPKCRIAALRVPGGASMPRKQIDDYTKFVGIYGAKGLAYIKVNERAAGVDGLQSPIVKNIPEDKLNVILDRVGAVDGDIVFFGADKAKIVSEALGALRIKLGHDLNLLTCKWAPMWVVDFPMFEENDDGSFSALHHPFTAPKCTPEELEANPAGALSRAYDMVLNGTELGGGSIRIHRKEMQQAVFRLLGINEAEQEEKFGFLLDALKYGAPPHGGLAFGLDRLVMLMTGAQSIREVIAFPKTQSAADVMTQAPGVVDAKALRELHIRLRETPKAE; this comes from the coding sequence ATGATGCGCAGCCACTATTGCGGCCAACTGAACGAAAGCCTGGAAGGCCAGGAAATTACCCTTTGCGGATGGGTTCACCGTCGCCGCGACCACGGCGGGGTGATTTTCCTCGATATCCGTGATCGTGACGGTCTGGCCCAGGTGGTGTTCGATCCGGATCGCGCCGAGAGCTTCGCCGCCGCCGATCGCGTGCGCAGTGAATACGTGGTGAAGATCACCGGTAAGGTACGTCCGCGTCCGGCCGGTGCCACCAACGCCAACATGGCGTCGGGCATGATCGAAGTGCTGGGCTACGAACTGGAAGTCATGAACGAAGCGGAAACCCCGCCGTTCCCGCTCAACGAGTTCTCCGACGTGGGCGAAGAAACCCGTCTGCGCTACCGCTTCCTCGACCTGCGTCGTCCGGAAATGGCCGAGAAGCTGCGTTTGCGTTCGCGCATGACCACCAGCATCCGTCGCTTCCTCGACGAGAACGGCTTCCTCGACGTCGAAACGCCGATCCTCACCCGTGCGACTCCGGAAGGCGCTCGTGACTATCTGGTGCCGAGTCGTACCCACCCGGGTTCGTTCTTCGCGCTGCCGCAATCGCCACAGCTGTTCAAGCAACTGCTGATGGTTGCTGGCTTCGACCGTTACTACCAGATCGCCAAGTGCTTCCGCGACGAAGACCTGCGTGCCGACCGTCAGCCAGAATTCACCCAGATCGACATCGAGACCAGCTTCCTCGATGAAAAAGACATCATGGGCCTCACCGAACAAATGATCCGCAACCTGTTCAAGGAAGTGCTGGATCTGGAATTCGGCGAATTCCCGCACATGACCTTCGAAGAAGCCATGCGCCGCTACGGTTCCGACAAGCCAGACCTGCGTATTCCGCTGGAACTGGTCGACGTTGCCGACCAGCTCAAGGAAGTTGAATTCAAGGTCTTCAGTGGCCCGGCCAACGATCCGAAATGCCGTATCGCCGCACTGCGCGTTCCGGGCGGGGCGAGCATGCCGCGCAAGCAGATCGACGACTACACCAAGTTCGTCGGCATCTATGGTGCCAAGGGCCTGGCGTACATCAAGGTCAACGAGCGCGCTGCCGGTGTTGACGGTCTGCAATCGCCGATCGTGAAAAACATCCCTGAAGACAAGCTGAACGTGATCCTCGATCGTGTCGGCGCAGTCGATGGTGACATCGTGTTCTTCGGTGCCGACAAGGCCAAGATCGTCAGCGAAGCTCTGGGCGCGCTGCGTATCAAGCTCGGTCACGACCTGAACCTGCTGACCTGCAAGTGGGCGCCAATGTGGGTCGTCGACTTCCCGATGTTCGAAGAGAACGACGACGGCAGTTTCTCCGCACTGCACCACCCGTTCACCGCACCGAAGTGCACGCCGGAAGAGCTGGAAGCCAACCCGGCCGGCGCGCTGTCCCGTGCTTACGACATGGTGCTGAACGGCACTGAGCTGGGTGGCGGTTCGATCCGTATTCACCGCAAGGAAATGCAGCAAGCAGTGTTCCGCCTGTTGGGTATCAACGAAGCGGAACAGGAAGAGAAGTTCGGCTTCCTGCTCGATGCGCTGAAGTACGGTGCACCGCCGCACGGTGGTCTGGCCTTCGGTCTGGACCGTCTGGTGATGCTGATGACCGGCGCCCAGTCGATCCGTGAAGTGATCGCCTTCCCGAAAACCCAGAGCGCTGCCGACGTCATGACGCAAGCGCCGGGTGTGGTGGACGCCAAGGCGCTGCGCGAGCTGCACATTCGTTTGCGCGAAACGCCAAAGGCTGAGTAA